One Actinoplanes missouriensis 431 DNA segment encodes these proteins:
- the mgrA gene encoding L-glyceraldehyde 3-phosphate reductase: MEYRRCGRSGLKLPAISLGLWHNFGDDRPLETQRAILRRAFDLGITHFDLANNYGPPYGSAEANFGRVLATDFRAHRDELVISTKAGYDMWPGPYGEWGSRKYLTASLDQSLKRMGLDYVDIFYSHRYDPDTPLEETMGALDAAVRAGKALYVGISSYSAGKTAEAAAILRDLGTPLLIHQPSYSMLNRWIEPELLGTLEREGVGCIAFSPLAQGMLTDRYLDGSVTPARGSFLDEWLTEENLGKVRALNEIAERRGQSLAQLAIAWALRDPRMTSTVLGASSVAQLEANVAALENTTFTDAELAEIDGYATESGINLWARSSGY, from the coding sequence ATGGAATACCGCCGTTGCGGGCGCAGCGGCCTGAAACTGCCCGCCATCTCGCTCGGACTCTGGCACAACTTCGGTGACGACCGGCCTCTGGAGACTCAGCGGGCCATCCTTCGTCGCGCCTTCGACCTGGGCATCACCCATTTCGACCTGGCGAACAACTACGGGCCGCCGTACGGGTCGGCCGAGGCGAACTTCGGGCGGGTGCTCGCCACCGACTTCCGGGCGCACCGCGACGAGCTGGTCATCTCGACCAAGGCCGGTTACGACATGTGGCCCGGCCCCTACGGCGAATGGGGTTCCCGCAAATATCTGACCGCGTCACTGGACCAGTCGCTGAAGCGGATGGGCCTGGACTACGTGGACATCTTCTACTCACACCGGTACGACCCGGACACCCCGCTCGAAGAGACGATGGGTGCCCTCGATGCCGCGGTGCGCGCCGGAAAAGCGCTGTACGTCGGCATCTCCTCCTACTCGGCCGGGAAGACCGCGGAAGCCGCCGCGATCCTCCGTGACCTGGGCACGCCGCTGCTCATCCACCAGCCGTCGTACTCGATGCTGAACCGCTGGATCGAGCCCGAACTGCTCGGGACCCTGGAGCGTGAGGGCGTCGGCTGCATCGCGTTCTCGCCGCTGGCGCAGGGCATGCTCACCGACCGGTACCTGGACGGCTCGGTCACGCCGGCGCGCGGCTCGTTCCTTGACGAGTGGCTCACCGAGGAGAACCTCGGCAAGGTCCGCGCGCTCAACGAGATCGCCGAGCGCCGCGGGCAGAGCCTCGCCCAGCTGGCGATCGCCTGGGCGCTGCGTGACCCGCGGATGACGTCCACGGTTCTCGGGGCGAGCAGCGTCGCCCAGCTGGAGGCGAACGTGGCGGCCCTGGAGAACACCACGTTCACCGACGCGGAACTCGCCGAGATCGACGGGTACGCCACGGAGTCCGGCATCAACCTGTGGGCGCGATCAAGCGGCTACTAA